Proteins co-encoded in one bacterium genomic window:
- a CDS encoding FtsX-like permease family protein → MIKNYFIVAFRNLYRKNLYTFINLFGLSVSLGACIVGYLTWDFGYHFDQFHQKVNQIYHVGSTRAINGQDQLFGISPLPLGPALVRDFPGVTRAVRFASQVSVVKFEDKVFNERVNYADDGFFDMFTFEFLQGDKSALKDRNSIIITRDVAIKYFGDEHAMGKRLTLSHDNDRKRDHVVGAILKQVPRNSSLDFDILISGEVLVDLGIDEPNNWAHVTGSTFIEVTDDNVAGAIEAAENKYVDLVKSANPRFAISHLVMTPLKDLALISENFRSHDLRDAPPPSARISIFVISIMLLIMACFNYMNTSLAIAAGRLKEIGIRKVMGSPRTQLIIQFLMENILLCLLALGVAFGIAELLVPGWNSLFPDIRLSMDEAWNFKLGIFLAGLLTLTALGGGFYPAYVISAYNPAQILRGNQSKMTTSRLMKVMLTVQFALSMIAVVGSLVFSQNAEFQKNLDQGYNEDKIIGVPLQKSSMYPLLSNTLRQNPLIENVSAGRNHIFFSSWRRVIQGLGRDIEADFLYVSPGYAETVGFKLVQGRFLSESTPLDFSESVVINRMMATEQGWDDPIGRTLTIDSVTCRVVGVVDDFYNRGTFRPILPTVIKMAKENTYSFAIVRVDSKNLKAAMTSIESDWKRLFPEMPFEGFYQEEATIRASTISDGIKLVFLYVACMAIVISGMGLFALVSLNIVRRTKEIGIRKVLGASVSQIVGMMNSDFVFLLIIASVIADVAGYFAVKALLDSIYKYHVNVEVTALILANVVVLGIGLVTIGGRVLRVAQANPVDSLRYE, encoded by the coding sequence ATGATCAAAAACTATTTTATTGTCGCATTCCGGAATTTGTACCGGAAAAATTTGTATACGTTCATTAATCTTTTTGGCCTTAGCGTATCCCTCGGAGCGTGTATTGTCGGATATCTTACGTGGGACTTTGGATACCATTTTGATCAGTTTCACCAAAAGGTGAATCAAATTTATCACGTTGGATCCACCAGGGCGATCAACGGACAAGATCAATTATTCGGTATCTCTCCGTTACCTCTTGGGCCTGCGCTGGTCAGGGACTTTCCTGGTGTAACGCGCGCCGTACGGTTTGCAAGTCAGGTCTCTGTGGTGAAGTTTGAGGACAAAGTATTCAATGAAAGAGTGAACTATGCCGACGACGGATTCTTCGACATGTTCACATTCGAGTTTTTGCAAGGAGATAAATCGGCCTTGAAAGACCGAAACAGTATTATTATTACCCGCGATGTGGCGATCAAATATTTTGGCGATGAGCACGCTATGGGAAAAAGACTGACGCTGAGCCATGACAACGACCGTAAGCGCGATCATGTGGTTGGCGCGATATTAAAACAAGTGCCTCGCAATTCGAGTCTCGATTTTGACATACTGATCTCGGGTGAGGTCCTTGTTGATCTTGGAATTGACGAGCCTAACAATTGGGCGCACGTTACGGGGTCGACGTTCATTGAAGTCACCGATGACAACGTGGCCGGCGCCATTGAGGCCGCCGAGAACAAATACGTAGATCTTGTAAAATCTGCCAACCCCAGATTTGCGATCAGTCATCTGGTCATGACGCCGCTCAAAGATCTGGCGTTGATCAGCGAGAATTTCCGCAGTCACGACTTACGGGATGCGCCGCCGCCATCGGCCAGAATCTCTATCTTCGTCATTTCTATCATGCTTTTGATCATGGCTTGTTTCAATTATATGAATACATCACTGGCAATAGCTGCCGGGCGGTTGAAGGAAATCGGTATTCGAAAAGTTATGGGTAGTCCGCGCACTCAGTTGATTATACAGTTTCTAATGGAAAATATTTTGTTGTGCCTTCTTGCTCTTGGTGTGGCGTTCGGTATTGCTGAATTACTCGTTCCCGGTTGGAATTCGCTATTTCCTGACATACGTTTGTCGATGGACGAAGCATGGAATTTCAAGCTGGGAATTTTTCTCGCCGGTCTCCTGACATTAACGGCTCTCGGCGGTGGATTCTATCCCGCTTATGTTATCAGCGCTTATAATCCGGCACAAATTCTTAGGGGCAATCAATCTAAAATGACCACAAGCCGCTTGATGAAGGTTATGTTAACGGTGCAGTTCGCATTGTCCATGATCGCGGTGGTAGGCAGTTTGGTGTTTTCGCAGAATGCTGAATTTCAAAAAAATCTAGATCAGGGGTACAATGAAGATAAGATTATAGGTGTGCCCTTGCAGAAAAGCTCTATGTACCCACTACTATCCAACACGCTTCGCCAAAACCCGCTCATAGAAAACGTTTCTGCCGGACGCAATCATATTTTTTTCTCATCGTGGCGAAGAGTCATTCAGGGTTTAGGCCGAGATATAGAAGCAGATTTTCTATACGTAAGCCCCGGCTATGCTGAAACCGTCGGCTTTAAGTTGGTACAAGGCCGTTTTCTTAGCGAGTCCACACCTCTTGATTTTTCGGAATCGGTCGTGATTAACCGGATGATGGCCACGGAACAAGGATGGGACGATCCCATCGGGAGAACCTTAACGATAGATTCGGTTACCTGTCGCGTGGTTGGCGTCGTAGACGACTTTTATAATCGCGGGACGTTTCGGCCGATCTTGCCGACTGTCATCAAAATGGCCAAGGAAAACACGTATTCATTCGCCATAGTGCGGGTGGACAGTAAGAATCTTAAGGCGGCCATGACCTCCATTGAAAGCGATTGGAAAAGACTTTTTCCGGAAATGCCGTTTGAAGGATTCTACCAGGAAGAGGCAACTATCCGTGCTTCGACGATCAGCGACGGGATCAAATTGGTTTTTCTTTATGTCGCGTGTATGGCCATTGTTATTTCCGGTATGGGATTATTTGCCTTGGTCTCGCTCAACATAGTGCGTCGAACTAAAGAGATCGGCATACGAAAAGTTCTGGGTGCATCCGTCAGTCAGATTGTCGGAATGATGAATTCTGATTTTGTCTTTTTGTTAATTATTGCGTCGGTTATCGCTGACGTAGCCGGATATTTTGCGGTCAAAGCTCTTTTGGATAGTATTTATAAATATCATGTGAATGTAGAAGTGACCGCATTGATACTGGCGAATGTCGTGGTTCTTGGTATCGGTTTGGTGACCATCGGCGGGCGGGTATTGAGAGT